The following DNA comes from Curtobacterium sp. 9128.
GCGATCTCGTCCGGTACTTCTCCGCACACGTGCTCGGGCAGGGTGACTTGCTCAGCGACCACTCGAAGCGGCTCGCGCAGCGGAAGTCGTGGAGCGCCTCGGACGACGACCCGAGCGCTCGCGGCTACGGCGCCGGGTTCATCGTCGACCGCATCGGCGGACGCGAGATCCGCGGGCACTCGGGCGGCTTTCCTGGGCACATCACGCAGTCGCTCTTCGACCCGGCGTCGTCGCTCGTCGTGTCCGTGATGACCAGTGCTGCCGCCGGCCCCGCGACCCTCCTCGCGACCGGGATCGTGCACCTGCTCGACGCCGCTGCCGACGCCGGCGCGCCCGGGGCCGCGGTCACGGACGACGCCGTCGCGGCGAGCTACACCGGCCGGTTCGCCAACCCGTGGGGTGTCACCGACATCGCGCGCGTGGGCGACCGTCTGCTCGCGATCGACCCCTCCGGTCCCGATCCGCTCGAGTCACCCACCCGCCTCGAGGTGGTCGACGCGGACACCCTCCGCATGACGCACGGCAACCGCTTCGGCTCCGTCGACGAGGACATCGTGTTCACCCGCGATGCCGATGGCACCGTGCTCCGCATCCGCGGGAGCGGCGGCATGACCGAAGAGCCCTGGAGCATCCCCGAGGAGACACCCGAGGTTGCCGCCGGCCTCGTCTGACGTCACAGCTGCCGTTGCTGGGTGCCACCGGCGGCAGCCGGAGCAGGACTTCCGATTTCGTCGTGTCCGATCCGGTCGCCGATCCCCGGGGTTCGTGAACCGGATCGGTCACCGCAGGATTCGGGATTGCTCGTCCGGGGACGGCAGGCGTGTGACGGTCTGCTCGACGCGTGTCAGCGTGCGCCGCATCGCTCGGGTCGAGGGGTAGCCGTACCGGGACGCGACCGCTGCTGGATCGTCCCCGTTGAGGAGCGCCCTGCGGGCCGCGAGCGTCCGGAACCACCGGACGAACGCATCCGGTGACAGCCCGGTCTCGGCCGAGAACCGTCGGCGCAGCGTGCGGTCGGAGATGTTCGTGATCGCTGCGAGATCCGGCACGGTCGGCGGTGGGCCCGGTTCGGCGATGGCGTTGATGCAGCGCGTGAGGCTGTTGTCGCGGAGGACCGGCGGGCGCCATGCTGCAACGAGCGTGACGACCAACATCCGCGCGAGGGCGTCCTGCTGCGGACCCGGCCACCGGTGCGCGGCCTGCTCCGACAGGTGCTGCAACGTCAGCGCGACGTCCACGTCCGCAACCGGGTGCTCGATGGTGGACACGAAGTCGGGGAGCGGGAGCGCCTCCGACGCGAGCGGTCCGAACCTCGCGCTCCCGTGGTGGACTCCCGACTTGTGGAACGGGAGGCCGAAGAAGGCGTCCGTGTCGGACACCCGTGGTGGTGGGTCGTGGGCGGAACTCGTCCCGACCCAGGCCGGTGCTCCCGGGGCGATGAGCGCGGCGTTGCCGCGCTGGAGCAGCTCGGTCTCGTCGCCACGCCCCACCCAGATGGTGCCGGACTGCGTGGCGATCCACAGGTGCCCGGACCGCGCCGTCGGGAAGTGGTGGGTCCAGGCGGAGTCGGGGTCTGCCTCCAGTTCGGCGCAGTACGCGACGTCGAGTCCGACCGCATCCACCAGCGCGCGGAGCGCGTCGGCCATGTGTCAGCGCACGTCTGCCGTGGTCCAGAGGTAGCGCCCTCCGGAGCGGACTGGACGGAGGAGCGGGCCGACGAAGAGCGCGGCGGCGGCGAGAAACGCGACGATCTGGGCGACCGCCGGGATCGCGAAGAGGACGCTGAGCATGGTCTGTGTCACCTGTGGGAGGGCCGCGAACCAGAGTCCGAGTCCACCGAGCAGCCACACCGCGGCGGCGACGGCGATCACCCAGCCGGCGATCCGCGTCGCGCCGGTGCTGCGCTGGAGCACCACGACGCCGAACGCGATGAGCAGGGCTTCCGACGCGATCGACAGGATCGTCGAGACGGGGAACGACAGCGCACCCAGTGGGACCCAGCTCAGCGCGAAGCAGAGCGCCGCCAGTGCGAACCCGAGCGTCGTGCGGTCGCTCCGACGCCACGCGACCCACCCCACGACGACCGCCGCGAGCCCGCCGAGGACGGCGCCGACGCGCAGGGCGACCGTCCCCGGGTCCCACTGCGTCAGGGTCACCAGGCCCGCGAAACCGCTCAGCGCGGGGACGAGGGCGGCGACGACCGCGGCGAGGGCGATCCATCGGTCTCGAACAGCTGCGTCCATGGATGCAACATACTGTGCGCGGTCCGATCGGGGTGGGGTTATCCCCACCCCGGATCCGGGAGGGGGCAGGATGGGGTGGGAAGCCCGTGTTCGCGAGGCTTGAGCCATGACCGACACCGACCGTCTCGACCAGGCAATCACCGTGCCGCTGGACGACGCCATTCCCGCACCGCCAGGAGCCACACCGCCCATGCCCCCGCAGCCCACCGCAGGCTCGTTCTACCGCGAGGCATGGAAGCGGCTCCCGCGCGACTTCGGCTACATGGCGCTGACGGCGGTGCTGCTCTGCACGCTCTACTTCGTCTTCCCCGCTGCGGTCCTCGGCGGCGGGTTCCGCGACCTCTTCAACCCGTTCGTCCTGCTGATGTTCTTCATCGCGCTGTTCGTGGCGCGGTGGCTCGGCCAGTTCGAGCGGCTCCGCATCTCGTGGGCCGACCCGCGGCCGATCCGCCCGGTGGACTGGACGCCGCGCTGGCAGCAGAACTGGTGGACGCGGACGGGATCGGCGGTCGCGAACCCGCACTACTGGCTCTACCTGCTGCACGCGGCGGTCGTCTACCCGCTCACCGCGCTCGTCACGGTGGGCGCCGGTGCGCTGCTCGTCGTCGGGTTCTTCGGGCCGTTCGTCGCCGGGTTCACCGCGCTGCGCTACGGCTGGGACATCAACGTCTTCCTGATGCAGAACAGCTTCGACCAGAGCTGGGCGTGGATCCTCGGGGCGCTGGCCTGCGCCGTGAGCGTCTCGGCCTCGGTCGTGCTGTTCCCGCTCTGGGCACGCGGTTCCGTGCTCGCGCACTACTGGGTCGACTTCGGGCTGCTCGGCGGATTCCGTGCCGAGGTGCTCGAGCGTCGGGTCGCCGGGCTCCAGGCCTCCCGCGCTGGTGCGGTGACCGCAGAGGGACAGGCGCTCCGACAGATCGAGCGTGACCTGCACGACGGCCCGCAGCAGCGCCTCGTGCGGTTGCGGATGGACCTCTCGGCCGCAGAGCGTGCGTTCGACAAGGACCCGGACAAGGCGAAGCAGCTCATCGGCGAGGCGTCGGAGCACGCGAAGGACGCGCTCGACGAGCTCCGCGCGCTCTCCCGCGGGTTCGCGCCGCCGATCCTGCTCGACCGCGGGCTGGTCGCCGCGCTCGAGGCCCTCGTCGCACGCACCCCGATCCCCGTCGGCCTCGACGTCCGCCTGCCGGACGGGCTCGAGCTCGCGACGGAGATCCAGCGGAACGTGTACTTCACGGTGTCCGAGCTCCTGACGAACACCACGAAGCACGCCGGAGCGTCGACGGCCGGCGTGTACCTCGGGCTCGTGGTGGACACCTCCTCGGTCTGGTACCTCACGGTCAGCGTCACGGACGACGGCGTCGGGGGAGCGAGCGTGCAGGAGGGCCACGGCATCGAGGGGCTCATGGGGCGCATGCGAGCCCTCGACGGTGAGCTGACGGTGTCGAGCCCCGAGGGTGGTCCGACCGAGGCCACCGCGCGCATCCCGCTCGGCGCACTGAACGGAGTACCCGTCGCCCGCTAGGGTCCCCGTCTCCCGGTAGGGTTGGGGCATGACCGACGGCCCGGATGCAGCACGCATCCGGGCCGTCGTCGTCGACGACGCGGTCCTGCTCCGCGAGGGGCTGTCCCGCGTCCTCGAAGAAGCGGGCATCGAGGTCGTCGGGCAGTACGCCGACGCCGTCTCGTTCCTCGCGACGCTGCCCGATGGCGCCCCCGACGTCGTGATCATGGACGTCCGGATGCCGCCGACCTTCACCGACGAGGGTGTCCGCGCCGCCGTCGAGACCCGCCGACTCGCACCGGCCACCGGGGTGCTGCTCCTGTCCCAGTACGTCGAGGCCACCTACGCCGAAGACGTCCTGGCGTCGGGCTCGTCGGGCATCGGCTACCTGCTCAAGGACCGTGTCACGCGGCTCGAGGAGATCGACGACGCCGTCCGACGGATCGCCTCCGGCGGCACCGTCCTCGATCCCGAGGTCGTCACACAGCTGATGAGCCGCCGCCGCGACCCGCTCGAGGCGCTCACGCCGCGCGAGCGCGAGGTCTTGGGGCTGATGGCAGAGGGCCGGACCAACGCCGCCATCGCCCGAGCACTCGTCATCGGCACCGGCGCCGTCGAGAAGCACGTGTCGAGCATCTTCGCCAAGCTCGCGCTCGAGGACACCGGCGAGGACCACCGCCGCGTCCTCGCCGTGCTCGCCTACCTGGGATGAAGCGGGGCCCGCTCGGATGACCCGTGTGCCCACGCCCCTGCTGGCGCTCGCCGCGATCGTCTCCGTGCAGCTCGGCGCCGCCATCGCGAAGACCCGCTTCGACGAGGTCGGCTCCGTCGGCGCCGCCACGCTCCGGCTCGTGATCGGTGCGGTCGTGCTCGCACTCGTCGTCCGTCCCCGTGTCCGGCACTGGAACCGGGCGCAGTGGCTCGGCGCGATCGGCCTCGGCCTGGCGCTCGGTGGCATGAACGTCTTCATCTACCTGGCCTTCGCGAGCATCCCCATCGGGGTCGCCGTCACGATCGAGTTCCTCGGCCCACTCGCACTGTCGCTCGTGCACACCCGACGGTGGCGCGACGTGCTCTGGGCGGTCCTGGCGCTCGCCGGCGTCGTCTTGCTCGGTGTCGGGCCGTCCGCGGTCACGCAGCTCGGCGGCATCGCGTTCGCCGTGGCCGCCGCGGTGTGCTGGGCCGGCTACATCGTGATGAACCGGCACGTCGGATCGATCATCCCCGGCGTCGACGGGCTCGCGGTGTCGATGCTCGTCGCGATGCTGGTGTCCCTGCCGTTCGGACTCCGCGCCGCCGTGACGGGCATCGTCGCCGACCCGACGCTGCTCGTCGTCTTCGGCGCGGTCGCGGTGCTGTCGAGCGTGCTGCCCTACGCGTTGGAGATGCTCGCGCTGCGACGCATGCCGACGCGCGTGTTCGGCATCCTGCAGAGCCTCGGCCCCGCGGTCGCCGCGCTCGCCGGACTCCTCGTGCTCCACGAGGCGTTGTCACTCGTCGAAGTCCTGGCGCTTGCGTGCGTCACCGCGGCGAGCGTCGGCGTGACCGTCTACTCCTCGCGGAGGAAGTCGGCGTAGGTCGGTTCGTGCTGCTCACCCGACAGGAGCGCCGGATCGTTCACGCGGCGGTCGACGTAGGCGGCGATGACCTCGGGCGGCGTGAGCACGTGTGCGACCCAGGACGGCACCTCACTGCGCTTCATCGTGCCTCCTTCCGGTCGTGCGTTCCGACCCAGAAATCTCGATGATCGAGATTCTTTGCGTCCCCGCACTCCGTAAACGATCTCGCTCGCGGTGTGCTGTGTCAATCGAGTGCGTCATACGGACTCTCAGCGCTCCTTCCGCCCCTGATCGGCCCTGAGTGTCCGGTGTTTGACGGCTGATCGCCAGACCCACGCCTCGGCCTGT
Coding sequences within:
- a CDS encoding sensor histidine kinase, which encodes MTDTDRLDQAITVPLDDAIPAPPGATPPMPPQPTAGSFYREAWKRLPRDFGYMALTAVLLCTLYFVFPAAVLGGGFRDLFNPFVLLMFFIALFVARWLGQFERLRISWADPRPIRPVDWTPRWQQNWWTRTGSAVANPHYWLYLLHAAVVYPLTALVTVGAGALLVVGFFGPFVAGFTALRYGWDINVFLMQNSFDQSWAWILGALACAVSVSASVVLFPLWARGSVLAHYWVDFGLLGGFRAEVLERRVAGLQASRAGAVTAEGQALRQIERDLHDGPQQRLVRLRMDLSAAERAFDKDPDKAKQLIGEASEHAKDALDELRALSRGFAPPILLDRGLVAALEALVARTPIPVGLDVRLPDGLELATEIQRNVYFTVSELLTNTTKHAGASTAGVYLGLVVDTSSVWYLTVSVTDDGVGGASVQEGHGIEGLMGRMRALDGELTVSSPEGGPTEATARIPLGALNGVPVAR
- a CDS encoding EamA family transporter; the encoded protein is MTRVPTPLLALAAIVSVQLGAAIAKTRFDEVGSVGAATLRLVIGAVVLALVVRPRVRHWNRAQWLGAIGLGLALGGMNVFIYLAFASIPIGVAVTIEFLGPLALSLVHTRRWRDVLWAVLALAGVVLLGVGPSAVTQLGGIAFAVAAAVCWAGYIVMNRHVGSIIPGVDGLAVSMLVAMLVSLPFGLRAAVTGIVADPTLLVVFGAVAVLSSVLPYALEMLALRRMPTRVFGILQSLGPAVAALAGLLVLHEALSLVEVLALACVTAASVGVTVYSSRRKSA
- a CDS encoding helix-turn-helix transcriptional regulator, producing the protein MADALRALVDAVGLDVAYCAELEADPDSAWTHHFPTARSGHLWIATQSGTIWVGRGDETELLQRGNAALIAPGAPAWVGTSSAHDPPPRVSDTDAFFGLPFHKSGVHHGSARFGPLASEALPLPDFVSTIEHPVADVDVALTLQHLSEQAAHRWPGPQQDALARMLVVTLVAAWRPPVLRDNSLTRCINAIAEPGPPPTVPDLAAITNISDRTLRRRFSAETGLSPDAFVRWFRTLAARRALLNGDDPAAVASRYGYPSTRAMRRTLTRVEQTVTRLPSPDEQSRILR
- a CDS encoding response regulator transcription factor; protein product: MTDGPDAARIRAVVVDDAVLLREGLSRVLEEAGIEVVGQYADAVSFLATLPDGAPDVVIMDVRMPPTFTDEGVRAAVETRRLAPATGVLLLSQYVEATYAEDVLASGSSGIGYLLKDRVTRLEEIDDAVRRIASGGTVLDPEVVTQLMSRRRDPLEALTPREREVLGLMAEGRTNAAIARALVIGTGAVEKHVSSIFAKLALEDTGEDHRRVLAVLAYLG